A segment of the Fusobacterium ulcerans genome:
AGGAGAGGCAAATATTATATCCATAAGATAATTTTCTATTTTGCCAAAATATTCACTATCCTCTTCAAAACCAATTGGAATTCCTCCAGATGTATATTTTTTTTCAGTAGCCATAGGAGTAACAGACCAGTAACTTTTCCCTTTTTTTATTTCAGGAAAATTATTATATAGTGAGTATATCCAAGGTTTAATCCCAGCTTGAAACTCTCTTTTTAATCCTTCTGTATATGGAATTAATTTACTGGATGACGTAGAGCCGCTTGTTGGTTCCAAAAGAATTATTTCCTCTTTAGTAAGGATATTTTTTTCACCATTTTTTATCAGTTCTATATATTCCAGATAGTCTTCATAATTTGTGAGAGGAACTTTTTCTCTATATTCTTCAGGTGTTTTTATCTCACTGAAGTTGTATTTTTTTCCATATAAAGTATCTTTATTTTTTTCAAGTATTTCTTTGAGCTTTTCTTCTTGAACTTCTTTAATATTTTTACAGCTCGTATATTTTTCATACTCTTTTTTATAAATGGAGCAGATGAGTGTATTTACAAACCAACATATCATTTTTCTCTCTCCAGTGAAAGCAAAGATTTTACCTCATTTAAGAGATTCTCTTTTTTGAGTTTTGTTATGCATACCATATCATTTCCCATAAAATATTTGGGATTTTTTTCTTGAAAAAATTTTATATCTTTATTTTTCAAATGCCTTTCTGTAATATCTGCAACTCCCTCTTTCAATTTATCTTTTTTTATTTTTTTATATTCTATAACTCCAGTTTTTTTATTATATTCTTCAGGATAGAAATTTTTACCAAAATTATCCATTATTTTTTTCATCTCTACTGGTATTCCTGTAAGGGAGTTTGGATAAAATTCTTTAAAAAAAGTTGGAAGGATTTTATATGTTTTATATCCTTTGACAATGAGAAACCAGTAAAAATCTTCATATTTTTCACCTATATCAAAGAAAAAATCTGCAAATATTCTAAATAGTTCCAAGCTTCCCCAGCTATTTTTATGTATTATTGTATCTCCAGAAAATATTCCATGTATTTCCTTTCCCTCAACAGAAAAATTTATCAGCTTTTGTGTTGAAAATCCCTTTATATTTCCTTTTTCATCTTTTAATATTATACAGTAATCTTTGTTGTAAAAATCCATTGTAAAAACATCTTTCTCCATGTTGTCATAAAATTTTGTCATAAGTTCATACATTTCATCAATAGCTTTATTGCTAATTTTGTCTATACTAACAATTTTTCCTTTTAGATTCATTTGTTCTCCCTTATTTATTTCCAAATTTCATTCCTTGTTTTTTATGCACCTCTTTTCTGAAAAGAGGATTATAGATAAGATATGTAAAAAATCTATATGGTGTTCTCATATTTGTTTTAAAATCAAAAGCTCTTCTAAATATAGAGAAAGGGCTGTTGAATTTTTTTCGACACCAAAAAGAAATTTCTGTTAATTCATCAGGTGTCATATTTTTAGGAAGAATAGCTGAATAGTTAAATTTATATTCATCATGAAGCCACCATTTTCCATCATAGAGAAGCCTTCCTTCCTCCTTTAGTTTTTCATAAAGGGGAGTTCCAGGATAAGGCATCAAAATATTGTATGCTGCGAAACAGAATTTATTTTCAATAGCAAAGTTACAAGTTTCCTGAATACTCTCCATGGTATCTCCATCATGCCCAACTGTAAATGCCGCCCATGTCTGAAGACCCCAGCTTCTCAATATTTCTATTTCTTTTTTATATTTATCAAACTTTTTTTGTCTATTTGAACTTTTATTCATGTTCTTAAGGTTTTCTTCATTTATAGATTCAAATCCTATTACTAATCCTAAACAGCCGCTTTTTACCATGAGTTCCATGAGTTCATTGTCATAAAGCATATCCATACTTCCTTGACTTACCCATTTTATTTTTAATGGTATTAATGCTTTGAATAGTTCTTTTGCTTTTTGAAAATCTGCTGTGATATTGTCATCTACAAAGAAAATTAATTTTCTTTTCTGGCTTTTTATTTCTGTAACAACATCTTCTACTCTTCTGCAAAAGTGTCTATTTTTGAAATATGCACTGGAAGCACAGAAATTACATCTATACCTGCACCCTCTGGAAAATTGGATAAGAGTTATGGGAAGATATCCCTTTCCCTCAAAGATATCTCTTCTTGTAATGATATTTTTTTGAGGAATGAGAGGCTGTTCACCCTCATATTTTTTTTTCAGTTTTCCAACTCTTAGATCTTCTATCATTTCTTCCCATACAGGTTCAGCATCTCCCACTATGATAGAATCACAATATTCCTGAACTTCAGATGGTATCAGCATTGCATGCATTCCACCCATAAGGGTTTTTACTCCTTTATTTCTATAGTTTTCAGCTATTTCATAAGCTCGTTTAGCTGTGAAAGTTTCTACTGTGAGCACTGCTAAATCTGTATATTCATCATAAGGAATTTCTTCCATTCTGTCATCATACATCACTACTTTTATATCTTCTGGGGTAAGGGCAGCTAATATTCCTAACTGGAGAGGTTCCATTCGTCCTTCATCTACATAAAGATTATCTCCTTTTTTTCCTATATTAGGCTTTATCAATGTTATTTTCACTTCATCTTCCTCCCAGTACTCTTCCTTGTTTTAGATGAATCTCTTTTCTGGAAACTATATTTATCAAAAGATATATCCACATATTTTTCAAAGAAAGATGAAGTTTGTTTTTTATCAATCTTTTTAATATATTCTTTATGCTGTAAAATTCAAAACGAGCATTTTTACATAGATTTTTTAAATCCTCAGGAGACATTCCTACAGGGGCATATACAGTATCTCCATAACAATACCCTTCTTCCAGCCACCATTTTTTATACAACAATCTTTCTGATTTTTCCAGTCTATCATAAAGTTTTGTGCCTGGCATAGGTATTAAAGGGTTAAAATTTGCAACTGCAAAGTTATGTTTGTGAGCAAAATCTATTGTTCCTTTTACATTTTCCAAGGTATCATAGTCGTATCCAAAAATGAAAGTACCATATATAAGCAATCCATGTTTATATATATTTTCCACAGCATTATCATAATCACTGATTGTTAGATTAGCTTTTTTATTCATCTGTTGAAGATTCAGACTGTTCATAGATTCAAAACCTATCACTACCATAAAACAGCCGCTTTTTTTCATTTCTTCCAGTATATCATCTTGGAAAGCTATCTCTAAACTTATTTGGCATACCCATCTTTTTTTTAAAGGCTTTATTATCTGAAGAAATTTAAAAAAACTTTCTTTATTATAAAAGAGATTATCATCAATAAAGAATAGTATTTTTTCATTAAGAACTTTCAATTCTCTTTCTAGAATATCCCAGTTTTTCTGCCTTACATTTTCTCGATACATTGATTTTATAGAGCAGAAATCACAGTCAAATTTACACCCTCTGGAAAATTGCACTATTCCCACAGGCTGATATTTCCTTCCTTCAAAAGATTTGTGATAATGATCTATATATCCAAGCTCTCTGCTAAATTTTGATGTATATCTTTTTTTTAATTTGCCTTTCTGGTAGTCTTCAATCATTTTGCTCCATGTATCTTCAGCATCTCCTACTAAGACACAATCGCAGTATAGTTCACTCTCCTCTGGTAGTACAGTGGAATGAAATCCTCCTACAACAGTGATATTACTATCTTTTTTATATTTTTGGGATAACATATATGTTCTCTTGATAGAAAAAGTCTCTGCTGAAAAAACAATTATATCAGAAGCTATTTCTTCAGGAAGTTTTTCTATCCTGTCATCAAAAAATTCTAACTCAATTCCTTCAGGGGTAAGACTGTCAAGTATAGGAAATATAAGAGGTTTCATTGCATCACTGCTGTTCTTCTCAAACATATTTACTCTTATTATTGTTACCTTCATTCTAATCTCCTTGTATTCCTAGGTATTTAAAGCCTATATTTGCTCCAAGGAGTATGAACTTTTCTGTGAGAGTTTTATTTGAAGAATTTTTTATTCTAAACCATATATTTTTAAATGTGTAGGTTTTTCTCCATACTTCTCTGTATATTTCATCAAGTCTCTTCATAGACATATTTTCTGGTTGAAAAACTGTGTTGTTTTGTGTATATTTAGACCAGTCTTTTATAATTATTCGGCCTTCTTTGTCCATTTTTCTATATAGCTCAGAATTTGGCAAAGGAGTCAAAATAGAAAATCTTGCCAAATCTAGTCCTAAATATTTTATTTTTTCAGGGAGTGCCAGCAAATCTTCTTCAGTGTCTCCATCCATTCCTAATACAAAACAACCATTTATTGCTATATTATATTTATGAGCTCTATCTATGCAATCTTTATATCTTTCTACATTGGAAAATTTTTTATTTACTCCTTTTAAAGTTTCTTCTCTAAGAGATTCAAACCCTATGAGAATACCTGAACATCCGCTTCTTTTGGCAGCTTCCATAAGCTCATCATCAAAAGGAGCATCAGCTGTGCCATTTCCAGCCCATTTTATTTTTAACTTTTCCATTTCTTTCATTAATTTTAAAGAATATTCTTTAGGATAAAAGAAATTTGGATCAAAAAATATTATTTTATCACTCTTTAAACTTTTTATTTCTTCAATCACATCTTCTACTGGTCTGGGATTACTTTTCCACATCTCGCTTATAGCACAAAAACTGCATTTGTTGTCACAGCCTCTATCAGCTATTACTGGCGATACCTTCATATATCTTTTACTTTTTATCAAATTTCTTGGAACCATTTTTATTTTTCTTACATCTATATTTTGGTTATTATATATTTTTTTGGGTTCTCCTTTGAGATAATCATGAAAAAATTCAGGAAGAGATATCTCACCTGCTCCTATTATTACAGTATCACAATGTTCTGCTGCTTCTTTAGGTACAGCAGAGGTATGATATCCTCCCATAACAATATATGCACCTCTTTTTTTAAATTCTTTTGAATGTATATATGCCTGTTTGCTGGAAGAGGTATCAAAAGATATTACAATAATGTCATATTTTTTCTTATCATAATCTACTTTATAGGATATCTCATCACAAGCATCTATTTCTGCAATTATATCTTTTGGTACTAGTGATACCAATGTAGGTAGAGTAAGTGATGGATATGTCATTAGATTGGAAAATATTCCTCTGTATGATTTTTCTGTTTTGTTCCAAGCATGAATAAAAAGTATTTTTAAAATATCAATCCCTCCCTTAATGTTTCTTATTACTATTATAGTATATTTTTTCTATAAAAATAAGAAGTAATATTTAGTGAGAATCAAGATACAGGAACTGTTTTAATAGAAATTTGTATATAATAATATTTATAAGATATAAAACAAATTAGGTTCAAAGAAAAATAGTAGTTAAATTTTTCTTTTTTAGGTATTTATTAAAAAGTTATAACTTTTATTACAGAATTGTAAAAAGTAAAAAAATTATAAAATTAAAATGTTCTAATAAAATTTATCATAGAGTTTTTTTATTCTCCTTGAGGAAAGAAAATATTTTACATCAAAGCTTAATAAATCTCTTCTTTTTATTGACATTTCATATATATTATGATATACTTTACCGTAGATTACGCTTGGAAAGGGTCATCAGCAACCCTAGGCCAGCGATTGCAATACTTTTGGAGGTGTTAAAATGTACGCAGTTATAAAAACTGGTGGTAAACAGTACAAAGTAGCAGAAGGTGACGTATTAAGAGTAGAAAAATTAAATGCTGAAGTTAACGCAACTGTAGAATTAACTGAAGTTCTTTTAGTAGCTAATGGAGAAACTGTAAAAGTTGGAACTCCTGTAGTTGACGGAGCTAAAGTAGTAGCAGAAGTAGTAGCTCAAGGTAAAGGTGCTAAAGTTGTTAACTTCAAATACAAGCCAAAAACAGGATACCACAGAAAAAAAGGTCACAGACAATTATTTACTGAGATCAAAGTTACTTCAATCAACGCTTAATTAATTTATGACAAGAGTTGAAATCTTTAGAAAAAATGGTAGAATTGTGGGATACAAGGCTACTGGTCATTCAGACTATGCTGAATATGGAGAAGATATAGTATGTGCAGCACTGTCAATGGCATTACAAATGCCCTTGGGAGGAATGCAGGACGTTCTTGAGCTGATACCCAAATTTGATATAGATTCTGATGGATACCTTAGGGTAGATATGAGAGGAATGGATAATAAAGGTAAAGAAAGGGAACTAGATACTCTTCTAGAAAGCATGGCTTTAATGGTTGAAAATTTATCAAAAGAATATCCTAAAAATGTAAAGCTTGTAGAGAAGGAGGAAAAATAGATGCAATTTACTTTAAATATACAATTATTTGCACATAAAAAAGGGCAAGGTTCTGTTAAAAACGGAAGAGACTCAAATCCTAAATATCTTGGAATCAAAAAATATGATGGAGAAGTTGTTAAAGCTGGAAACATCATAGTTAGACAAAGAGGAACTGCTATCCATGCAGGAAACAACATGGGAGTTGGGAAAGACCACACTTTATTTGCTTTAATTGATGGTTATGTAAAATTTGAAAGACTTGGAAAAGACAAAAAACAAGTTTCAATTTACTCTGAAAAATAATAGCATTTAATAAAAATACTGAGAAGCTAGAGAAATCAAAGCTTCTCATTTTTTATATAAATTTTATTTCTTTCAAAAAAGAATTTATATATTTATTATCAAATCTTTCTTTCCTCACAGAGATAAAAATATTAGTAACCATTTCCTCTCTATCTAAAATTGGAATTTCAATAAGAGTTCCCTTTTTTATCTCATTTTTCACCATAGCAAATGGAAGAAAAGTAACACCCTTTCCAAGCAAAACAAATTTTTTAGAAGTTGCTAACATGTTGGGCTGAATATTGTAAACTTTGTTTTGAGTAAAAATATTTTTTGATAAATCAACCATACTTCCACTCCAAACATCAGAAAATATAACAGAAAGATTCCTTAATTCTGATAATTCTATCCCTCCTTTCAATAAGTTATATTTTTCATTTCCTACCAAAATTACTCTTTCTTTTTTATATAGTTTTGAAATTATTCTTGAATTAGTTATTTCATAGGTAGTAAAAGTAATATCAAAAATTCCGTTATTCACCATAGGAATTAGTTCTTCTGTATGAGAAATAAATATTTCCGTTGCTATTTCTGGATTATTTTCTACAAACTTTTCTAAATATTCCTCTATAAGAGCGTCATAAAACCATTGAACAGCTCCTATTTTAACTCTCTCTTGGTAAATATTTAAATAATTTATCTCCTTCAAAATATTATCAGATAATTTATCCATTGTCTTAGCATATTCTAAAAAGATTTTTCCTTCTGGAGTCAAAGAAACATATTTTTTATCTCTAACAAATAACTTTTTTCCTACTTCATTTTCTAAATTTTTTATTCTTAAAGAAACTGTTGACTGGACCACATGAACTAGTTCCGCCGTTCTATTGAAATTTTGACAAGAAGCTAATACTATAAAAGTTTTTATTTCATCTAAGCTCATCTACCATCACCTCTTTAATTTATTTTTCCGATTATAGCAATTATAACAAATCGTTATACAAAAGTAAATGGATATGTTATATTTCAATTATAAAAAATACACTTTAACTAAAAAACTAACAGAGGGTGATGAAATGAGCTATTTAAAAAATATTGTATGTCCTCATTGCGGAAGAGAATTAGAAACAGAATTTTATAAAGCATGTCCATACTGCAAAGAAAAAGGAATTTATACAAACTATGAGACAATCTATGATTTAAAAAATACAAAACTAGACAAAAATAATAACGAGAAAGGAATTTATAAATATTCATCTTTTTTTCCACTAAAAGAAAATTCTTCTAAAATAAGTATTAACGAAGGAAATACTCCTTTAATAAAACTAGAAAGATTAGGAAAGCTATGGGGATTAGATAATCTTTATTTAAAAGATGAAAGCAAAAATCCTACAATGTCTCATAAAGACAGAATGTGTTCTTTAATGATTTCCAAAGCAATAGAGATGAAGGCTCCTGGAGTAGTAATTGCCTCTACTGGAAATCAGGGAGCAGCTGTTGCTGCATACTGTGCAGTAGCTAAAATTCCTTGTGTTATCTTTACTACACCAAATGTTTCTCCAACTATGAAAATATTTATGCAGTCTTTTGGAGCTTATGTTTTTGTAACTCCAACTATGGAAGATAGAGTTACAATGATGAAAAAATTAGTTGAGGAATACAATTATTTTCCTGCAAGTGGATTAGAAAATCCTCCTATTGGAAGTTGCTGTTTTGCTATTGATGCATATAAGACAATAGCATTTGAAGTTTTTGAGCAGCTAAATAATAATATTCCTGATTACTTTATTGTTCCTATTTCCTATGGAGATACCCTCTATGGAATATATAAAGGAATGAGTGACTTAAAGGAGATGGGATATGTAGACAAAACTCCAAAATTTGTTGCTGCTGAAGTATTTGGAGCTGCAAAAACAACTTTGGCTGCTGATTCTTCTGTTCCTTTAGCTGTAGAAACTTCTTCATCTATACAAACATCTATAGCAGCTGGAAATATAGCATACCTTACATTAAAAGCTTTAAAAGAAAGCAATGGATCTGCTGAAACTAGTTGTGATGAAGAAGCATTAGAGATGCAGAAACTTCTTTGTGAAACTGAAGGAATCCTTGCAGAGACATCCTCAGTAGCTAGCTTAGTTGCTTTGAAAAAAATGCTGGAAAATAAAAAAATATCTTCATCAGATAAAATTGTTCTTCTCCTTACATCTACAGGAGTAAAAACTCCTGAGATTATTGAACAATGGCTACCTAAACTACCTAGTATAAATCCTAATATGGAATCTTTTAAAGAGGAAATGTTAAATACGTATAAATTTAAATTTTAAATAACAAGGGGGAAAAATTATGGAATTAGTTAGACAAAAAGCTACTACAAAATATGCTGTATTTGTTTTATTTACTATACTTTTTATTGCCTTAGGAGCAAATATTTTGTTGAAAGCTCCTATTCAACCTATGTTCTTAATTGTATGGCTATTTATCTATCCAGCTTGTATGCGTTTAGGTTACTCTTTTAAAGAGATAGATGATGGAGTTATGGAATCATGCAAAAAAGGATTAGGAGCGGTTTTAATATTAATGGCTGTTGGAGCTATAATAAGTACTTGGATAGCAGCTGGAACTGTTCCTGCAATTATATACTACGGTTTGAAATTGATAAGCCCTAAAATGTTTCTTCTTGCTACTTTCTTGTTATGTAGTTTTGTTTCAATAGCTTGTGGTACTTCTTGGGGAACAATGGGAACAGCTGGAATAGCTATGTTTGCTATTGGAGAAAGTTTAGGTATTCCTACTGGAATGACCATTGGAGCTATTATTAGTGGATCGTATCTTGGAGATATGATTTCACCTATGTCTGACAGTACCAATGTTGCTGCCGCTGCTGCGGGAACTGATTTGATAACTCATTGTAAAGAACTACTTTATTTAGCTTTCCCTGTATCTGTAGTTACAGGAATAATATACTATATCTTAGGTTTAAAATTTGCTGTTGATAATTTTGATGATAGTTATATAGTTCATGTTAGCAGCTTGCTAACTTCAAATTTTAAAACTGGATTAATTGCTTTTATTCCAATGATATTTCTGTTACTTTTATTATTCTTTAAAAAGCCAGCAATGTTATCAATGGTTGCCTCATCTCTTGTAGCAGGATTAATAGCAGTTCTCTATCAAGGAATGCCTCTAAAAAATATGATTCCTGTATTCTGGGCTGGATTTAAAATTAATAGTGGCGAGGTTTTTCTGGATACTCTTTTAAATAGAGGAGGAGTTCAAAGTATGTTCTCTTCAGCTTGTATGATGCTATTTGCCTTTGGAATGATAGGAGCCCTAAATGTAGTGGGAATATTAGATGCTTTAGTAAATCCAATAGTAAAAAAGATAAAAACTGTAACTCAGTTAACTGGAATCAGCCAGCTTATTTCAATAATAGGAAATACTATGGGAACAAATACATTTTCACTTTTAATGACAGGTTCTCTTTTAGCACCTGTATATAAGAAATTTAATCTAGATCCAACAAATCTTTCTAAAGCAATAAATTCTACTTCAACAGTTATATGTCCATTTATCCCTTGGAATGCTTCAGGAATATTTGTATTAGGACTTTTTGGTGGAAGTGTCACAGACTTTATCCCTTATGCTTTTTATTCATACTTGATGCCTATAACAGCTTTCATGGCAGTAGTTTTCAGATTGAAAGTTAAATATAATAAAAATACTGATTAAAAAATACTGGGGCTGTTGCAAATTCAAAATAGCCCAATTACCCAAAAAGCTGACTTGAAGTTTTCTTCTTGTCAGCTTTTTCTTTTAAAATAAAAAAAGGTATAAAATACTAAAAATTTTTTCAAATTTCTAATATAATATACCTATGCAAAAACCAATTAATAATAACATTTTTTTTCAATTAAATCAACCCAAACTTTTTAACTTTTTACAATATGAAATTTCTGATAATGATCCTGTAAGAAAACTTAGCTCAATATTGGAGGGATTAGATTTTAGTAGTTTAATGCAAGTATTTTCTTACAAAACAAAGGTACATCCTATCAGAATGTTTTCTATCATTGTTTATGCCTATTCGCGCAATTTAACTTCTACTAGAGATATAGAAATGGCTTGCCATGAAAATATTAAATTTAGGTTTCTTTTACAAAATTCTAAAATTCCTGTTCACTCTACTATTTCTAGATTTTTAGCAAAAACTGAAGATATTCTTCAAGATCTATTTGAACAATTCATTGAAAAAATTTTTGAAATGGAAGATATTTCTACTGAAACAATATATATTGATGGTACTAAAATTGAAGCATATGCTAATAAATATACATTTGTTTGGAAAAAATCTATTGAGAAATACAGAGATAGATTAGATGAAAAAATTCTTGAACTAATTTCAAATTTTAATGATGATTTCAACTTACAATATGACAACTTCCTTGAAATATATTCGTATCTTTCTAATTTGAATTTTCAAATAGTCAAAGGTAGAGGAAAGCGAAAATCTAAAGAACAAAAATATTTAGAATTATGCGCAGAATACTTAGAAAAGTATCAAAAATATTCTAATCATTTTAAAAATCTTAATGGTAGAAATAGCTATTCAAAAACCGATATAGATGCTACTTTTATAAGAATGAAAGATGACCATATGAGAAATGGTCAATTAAAACCTGGATATAATCTACAAATAGGAGTGATTAGCGAATATATTTCTTCATATGAAATTTTTTCTAACCCTTCTGATTCTAAAACTTTGATTCCATTTTTAGAGAAAATTTCATCTCAAAATTTAGAAATTAAAAATATTGTAGCTGATGCAGGATATGAAAGTATTTCAAATTATGAATATTTGGAAAAAATGGACTTTACTTCATATATAAAACCAATATATTTTGAAAAATCTAAAATCAGAAAGTTTAAAAATGATTTAAACAGAGTAGAAAATTTAATATATGATCATTCTGAAAATAAGCTATTTAGAAAAGATGGATTAGAATTAGAATTTCTATACTCTAACAAAAATAATACAGTTCAATATTTTTGGAATCCTGAAACTAACAAAAAAATTAAGTACAATGCGTTTATCAAATAAATCAAAAGAGAATGTATCAAGCGATTATGGAAAACAATTAAGAATGAATAGAAGTATTCAAGTAGAAGGTGCTTTTGCAGTTTTGAAAGAAGATATGAAATTGCGAAAATTAAAAGTTCGAAGTAAAAAAAGTGTTTTAAGAGAAATATGTCTGTTTTGTATAGCTTACAACTTCAACAGATATCTAAGCAGAAATATAAATAATCGCTTAGGAACAACACTTCACTCATTAAAAGTAGCTTAGATAAATAAAAAATCATCTACTTCTTTTTTTGATACTTAAAAATAAATATAAAAATATAAGTTAGCAGAAATCTATAAAATAGATTTCTATTTTTTTATGTAAAATAAGAGAGGCTGCACAAATTAGTTTATAAATCACTAATTTGTAACAGCCCCTAAAATGATATTATTTAATCTAAAAGATTATTTCCATTAGTAACTATTACTTCTTTATACCATTCAAATGACTTTTTTTTGTATCTTTTATAACTGCCATTTCCATCATCATCTAAATCAACATAGATAAATCCATAACGTTTACTCATTTGACAAGTTGACATGCTTATTAAATCTATACAACCCCAAGGAGTATATCCCATTACCTCTACTCCCTCTTCTATTGCTTCTGCAATAGCTGAAATATGTTCTTTAAAATATTGAATACGATAATCATCTTGAATAGTTCCATCAGCTTCAATAGTATCATTATATCCCAAACCATTTTCAACTATAAATAATGGTTTTTCATATCTGTCATATAAGTCAATCAATGAAGTTGTTAAACCTGTAGGATCGATTTGCCAGTCCCAATCTGTTATATCCAGATATGGATTTTTAACACTGCTGCTTATATTTCCACTTACTCTTTCTTTTCCCTCTTCATTTATACTTGAAATTTTACTCATGTAATAACTGAATGCTACATAGTCAACAGTATATTTCTTTAAGACTTCCTCATCTTCTTTTTCAAAATGGATAGTAAGATTCTTTCTTTCCCACTCGTTTTTTATATGCTGTGGGTAAGCACCTCTTACCTGAACATCTGAATAAAAATTATTTTTTCTATTATCTTTTAAAGCTAATAACACATTTTGAGGATGGCAATTTTCTGGATAAGATAATGTTTTAGTAATCATACATCCCATCTCAGCTTCTGGTATCATCTCATGCAGATATTTTGTTGCTAATGCACTTGCCACAAATTGATGATGTAAAGATTGATATACAACTTCTTCAAATTTATCTTTTGGGAATCTGTCAGGAACCATTCCTAATGTTGTAAAAGGATGTCTGAATACACTATCAATTTCATTAAATGTAAGCCAATATTTTACCAATCCTTTATATCTTGTATAAACTGTTTTACAAAATTTTAAAAATAATTCTATTACTTCACGTTGATACCATCCTTGAAAATTGTTGCAGATATATAGTGGAAGTTCATAGTGATGCAGTGTTACAAGTGGTTCTATATTTCTTTTTTTCATTTCTTTGAAAAGATCTTCATAAAATTTTAATCCTGCTTCATTTGGTTTTTCTTCCATTCCTGTTGGATATATTCTTGTCCACTGAATAGATACTCTAAGTGTTTTAAATCCCATCTCTTGAAATAAGTCCAAATCTTCTTTGTAGTGATGATAAAAATCTATTCCGTGTCTTTTTGGATATTCAACAGTATCATCTGTAGCCATCGCACGTTCAATATCTTCGCTTTTGATTTCATGAAGAGATTTATAATCTTTTTTATTAACATTCTTTTTTATTCTAGTGCAATCTGCAATAGATATTCCTTTTCCATCTATATTCCAAGCTCCTTCACATTGATTCGCCGCAGTAGCTCCTCCCCACAAAAAATCTGCTGGAAAAATATTTTTTTTCACAAAATTACCTCCTAATTTAAACTAAATATAAATTTTAAAGATTTAATAAATCTTTTTTTGTTATGATCAAAAACTTTAAATTAAATTTATTTTAAATATTATTGATTTTTAATAACTGGTCTGATTATTAAAATATCATTATTTTGTTTTACTTCACCTAGATTTAATACTCCTATATCAGAATATTCTTCACTATTAGAAATTACCATCATTGTAGTTGTATCATATCCTGCCCTTTTTATTTTTTCTATATCAAATTCTATTAAGATATCTCCTGCTTTTACTTTCTGCCCATCTTTTACCTTTTTTATAAATCCTTCTCCATTCATTTCAACTGTATTAATACCAATGTGC
Coding sequences within it:
- a CDS encoding B12-binding domain-containing radical SAM protein, whose product is MTYPSLTLPTLVSLVPKDIIAEIDACDEISYKVDYDKKKYDIIVISFDTSSSKQAYIHSKEFKKRGAYIVMGGYHTSAVPKEAAEHCDTVIIGAGEISLPEFFHDYLKGEPKKIYNNQNIDVRKIKMVPRNLIKSKRYMKVSPVIADRGCDNKCSFCAISEMWKSNPRPVEDVIEEIKSLKSDKIIFFDPNFFYPKEYSLKLMKEMEKLKIKWAGNGTADAPFDDELMEAAKRSGCSGILIGFESLREETLKGVNKKFSNVERYKDCIDRAHKYNIAINGCFVLGMDGDTEEDLLALPEKIKYLGLDLARFSILTPLPNSELYRKMDKEGRIIIKDWSKYTQNNTVFQPENMSMKRLDEIYREVWRKTYTFKNIWFRIKNSSNKTLTEKFILLGANIGFKYLGIQGD
- a CDS encoding B12-binding domain-containing radical SAM protein, with protein sequence MKITLIKPNIGKKGDNLYVDEGRMEPLQLGILAALTPEDIKVVMYDDRMEEIPYDEYTDLAVLTVETFTAKRAYEIAENYRNKGVKTLMGGMHAMLIPSEVQEYCDSIIVGDAEPVWEEMIEDLRVGKLKKKYEGEQPLIPQKNIITRRDIFEGKGYLPITLIQFSRGCRYRCNFCASSAYFKNRHFCRRVEDVVTEIKSQKRKLIFFVDDNITADFQKAKELFKALIPLKIKWVSQGSMDMLYDNELMELMVKSGCLGLVIGFESINEENLKNMNKSSNRQKKFDKYKKEIEILRSWGLQTWAAFTVGHDGDTMESIQETCNFAIENKFCFAAYNILMPYPGTPLYEKLKEEGRLLYDGKWWLHDEYKFNYSAILPKNMTPDELTEISFWCRKKFNSPFSIFRRAFDFKTNMRTPYRFFTYLIYNPLFRKEVHKKQGMKFGNK
- the rplU gene encoding 50S ribosomal protein L21, with translation MYAVIKTGGKQYKVAEGDVLRVEKLNAEVNATVELTEVLLVANGETVKVGTPVVDGAKVVAEVVAQGKGAKVVNFKYKPKTGYHRKKGHRQLFTEIKVTSINA
- the rpmA gene encoding 50S ribosomal protein L27, which translates into the protein MQFTLNIQLFAHKKGQGSVKNGRDSNPKYLGIKKYDGEVVKAGNIIVRQRGTAIHAGNNMGVGKDHTLFALIDGYVKFERLGKDKKQVSIYSEK
- a CDS encoding B12-binding domain-containing radical SAM protein, translating into MKVTIIRVNMFEKNSSDAMKPLIFPILDSLTPEGIELEFFDDRIEKLPEEIASDIIVFSAETFSIKRTYMLSQKYKKDSNITVVGGFHSTVLPEESELYCDCVLVGDAEDTWSKMIEDYQKGKLKKRYTSKFSRELGYIDHYHKSFEGRKYQPVGIVQFSRGCKFDCDFCSIKSMYRENVRQKNWDILERELKVLNEKILFFIDDNLFYNKESFFKFLQIIKPLKKRWVCQISLEIAFQDDILEEMKKSGCFMVVIGFESMNSLNLQQMNKKANLTISDYDNAVENIYKHGLLIYGTFIFGYDYDTLENVKGTIDFAHKHNFAVANFNPLIPMPGTKLYDRLEKSERLLYKKWWLEEGYCYGDTVYAPVGMSPEDLKNLCKNARFEFYSIKNILKRLIKNKLHLSLKNMWIYLLINIVSRKEIHLKQGRVLGGR
- a CDS encoding ribosomal-processing cysteine protease Prp, translating into MTRVEIFRKNGRIVGYKATGHSDYAEYGEDIVCAALSMALQMPLGGMQDVLELIPKFDIDSDGYLRVDMRGMDNKGKERELDTLLESMALMVENLSKEYPKNVKLVEKEEK